TGCGCATCGCCCCAAGCCCAACATTGTGGGGAAATACGATTGCACCGCTAAGGTTGGCATGGCCATGTACGGCATCGATTCCCCAAATCGTAGGAATAGCTATTTCAACACCGGTTGTGTCAAGGGAAGCGTTGTAATAGGCATCCGCCAACTCCAACCACTCCTTGGTGTTCGCGTAGGGCAGTGGACCTGGTGCTGAATTACCGCCACTTAGAACGGAACCTAAGCGATACTTTTTAACATCTTCCACGGTAACCGAAGCATTATCGGCTTGAATTACCTGTCCTACCTTCTGTTCTAAAGTTAATTTGGGCAATATCTCATCTATTTGCGATTCAATCTTGGGGTCCAAGGGTAGCGCTTTAATGGCGGGCCAATCTTCCGGATTGACGAGGTTTTCGGATTTTTTTGCAGCTGTGGTATTGACTTGCTCCGTGCAGCTAATCACGAAGCCAAGGGCCGTATAAAGTAGTAAACTAGTTAGAAATTTGGATTTAGTAGTACGCATAAAAACGATTTATTATAAAATTGAAATTGAGTCGGTCTTTTAATGAAATAAAATATTGTAGAAAGATACTGTAATTTATTTGGCCTCCCAAGAATGAGAAAAGCATAAGTCTAAAGAGTTTTTGAAAATCTTTACCAAATTAGTTTAGATGGCTAAATCTTAAAAATAGTGGCAAAAGTCATTATTTTTTCAGTGTTAGGGCCACCTCGTCGTAATATTCTTGCGTCACCACCTCGGTCCAAGTTGTTGGTTGGTCGCCTCCATACAAGGCCAAATAGGTTACGTCACTTGTTTTGGTGGAAGAATGCCAATGTTCTATGTCTTTATCGCACTTAATAACGTCACCCTCTTTCAAAATTATAGGTGCATTTCCTTTCTCCTGATAATAGGCCTCTCCTTCTACAATAATTAAAACTTGCGCAGAACTATGCTTATGCCAATCTAAGGTAGAATTTGCTTTAAAGGTAGCTTTGGTGATATTGTAGCCCAATTCGGCATCATCGTGAATAATGGCGTTCAACCAGGCTTCTCCAATATAATGTGTGTTGGGTGCCTTGGTACCCGCTGTCAGGTAAGAAGAAACATTATAGCCAGTATCTTGTGAAAAGACTGATGTTACAAATAGGAAGAGCAGGAATATTATTGCATTTCTCATACTAGATTTTTCAAAGTGGAATGTGATCACTTGATAATCAAAGATAACTTAAAATTGAAATCCGCTGACCCTATCGTTTTAATATGGATTATGTGACTTACAATTTATGGAGTGGATGACCATTGAAGGGCACTATAGATAATGAACAATAACAGCATTACCTCAATACCAGCGCAGATAAGATAGTGCGGTAGGGTACTACCACCTCCAATTACGAATATTAGCGTCAAAATGGCCGCTATGATGTTCAGCAAACGGTTGATTCTGTACGGTAATACACGCGAAAAATAAATCATGAGTATGGGAATGTTGGTAATTACCGCGGCAATTGCCATAGTTAATCGCACATCATCACCCATTATTTCTAGAGCGCTTTGGTCTATCAATTGAACAATGATAGAAAGGATATCCGCAAAAATAAGATTCAGCATTACTACTACCCATAGCGTGGATAGTTTCGTTTTTATATGCACAACGTATTGTTTTATTAATAATGACCAAGTAAAACGCACAATAAAAATATGATTTGCGTCCTGGTTGGTTAGTACAAAGTAAAGCGAGATGCCTATAAAGAATCGTTCACTTAAGTTAATAAATGACCTTTACGCAGTAAATTAGATTGGGGCATTTTTACGCTCAATTATCGAGTAGAAATTTTGTTTTAGCGGACTAGCCTTTTTCGTATTCTACTTAGCGATTGTGGAGTAAGGCCAAGGTAGCTTGCGATTTGATACTGTGGGACCCTTTGGATGAGATTTGGTCGCTCTTTCCGTAGTTGTACATAGCGTTCTTCAGGTTTTAAATGGCCGAAACGCTTTGAATCCGCTACTTTTGCGCCCATCATCTTTTCAAATTCTACCCGGCAGATAGTCTCAAACCGAGGGAATTTTTGGTATAAAGCCGCTTCCTGATCGGCGTTTAAGACGGCTAATGTGGTCTCTTCTGTGCAAACGTAGCAGTAATTTGAGGGTGTTTGATGGGACAGACTCTCAAAATCTGCGAAGGATTGCTCTTCCGTATAGAAATCTACCGTAAGCTCATCGCCATCGCTTCGATAATATTTCCGGACACACCCCGCAACGACAAAATAAGCGTCTTTGGCCACTTGACCCTGTTCTAATAAAAAGACGCCCTTAGCAAACGTACGTATGGGAAAACTCTGTTCAATGGCCAAAACTTCCTCTGAAGATAGTTCAGTGAATTGCTTCATTTGTGCTATTAAAACGTGAGTCATCTGTTTTTTAAAAAGGGTTTGTTTATCCAAACAAGGTACTAACGGGCCAAGGGCTTCGTTTCTTGGACGATTACGAAGTTAAACTTTTAGTTCATTCATTTCAAACGGGACATGTATGGCATAATCGCCTGAATTTTGACTAATTTTACCACTTATCAGAAGGCTAGAAGCTTAGCACCATAAATTACATCATGTCCATACAAATACATCCCAGTTGGAAAGAAAAACTGCAAAATGAGTTTGAGCAGGACTATTTTAAGAGTTTAACAAGCTTTATAAAGGAAGAATACGCAACGCATACCTGCTATCCCAAGGGTGCCGATATTTTTGCGGCTTTTGACCATTGTCCGTTCGACCAAACAAAAGTTGTGATTATAGGGCAGGACCCGTATCACGGACCTGGTCAGGCGAATGGTCTATGTTTTTCAGTGAAGGATGGCATTTCGCATCCGCCTTCACTTATCAATATTTTCAAGGAGATTACGACCGACTTAGGTGTGCCGTACCCTCAGAGTGGTAATTTAGAGCGATGGGCCAATCAGGGCGTATTACTACTTAATGCTACGCTGACAGTAAGGGCACACGAGGCAGGCAGTCATCAGGGCCAAGGCTGGGAAAGGTTTACCGATTCAGTTATCAAGACCTTGTCCGAAGAAAAAGAACAATTGGTATTTTTGCTGTGGGGCGGATTTGCCAAAAAGAAAGTTAAATTCATCAATGGCGATAAACATCGTATCCTTACTTCTGGACATCCTTCCCCACTAAGTGCAAATCGTGGATATTGGTTCGGTAACCAACATTTTTCAAGAACGAATGCAATTTTATCAAGTTTAGGCAATAAAATCATAGACTGGTAAGTTCTCTACATAAGACTTTTTAGTATTTTTGTTAACGTAATTTCTGACGTTTAAAATTTAGACCAAATTAACTATGAGAAAATTCGACAATTTAAAATCAATTTTATTGGTAGACGATGACGAAGCCAGTAACTTTCTTCATTCCATATTCATTAATAAATTAGGGCTGGAAGTGGAGGTTAATGCCGCTCTAAACGGTCAAGAGGCCTTAGATTTCATCCTAGATAAAGGTGTAGACCACCTAGCTATGCCCTGTATGGTAATGTTAGATTTAAGAATGCCGGTTGTAGACGGTTGGAAATTCATGGAAATGTACGAGGAACAAGTACCTCAGGAGTTGAAAGAACAAATTGTGATTGTTTTAGTTACAATTAGTGATAACGCTGAAGACAAAGCCAAGGCAACCGCTAATCCTTACATTGCGGATTTCTCTCAAAAACCATTATCGGATGCTACTTTCAAGAAATTAATCAACAAATACTTTTCTTTAACGCCAGCATAAACCGGTGATTAGAGTAGAAAATTATCTGAAGGTTTTTTATCATCAATCAAAGCTAAGCGCATAAGCGTATCTTGGACTTTTGTCAAAGCGGTTACTGTCAGTTGCTCCTGGCTCCATTGCGTTAACGTCATCCACTCTTGTATATCTTCTAGTCTTTGTTGGTAGCGATTTGCCAATGTGCGGTCTATGCTGGGTATATGCTTGAAATCCCTAGTGTACATATTGATGATTTCTAATATGTGGTCTAAGACTCTAGGATTACCACTCAAAAACTTCTCCGTACCTACGATCATAAAACAGGGCCATGGGGTAGGGCAATCTCCCAAACGTCTAAAGGTACCGTCATCTACCAGGGGTTTGGTCGTAAAATGTTCCCACATAAAATAATCGGCCTTGCCATGGGTTAATCCATCAACAGCACCATCAAGGTTATTGATAACCTCGAACTGAAGGGCGTCCAGGTCCCACAGATTGTTTTGAGCGTGAACATAGGCCATGAGATGGCTTCCGCTACCGTATCTGCTGATAGCGGCTTTGGTGTTCTTAAGGTCAGCAATAGTTTGGTGGGCACTTTGCGCTCCAACATGTATTCCCCACAGTAACGGTGTAGCTATGTATTCCTGTACAATTTTTGAACGATTCCCTTCGGTAATACTCTTCACGATGCCCTCAGTAAGGATTATTGCCAAGTCCGTTTGTTCATTTGCTAGCAGCTGACACATCTTTCCGGTTCCTTCGGGTACATCCGTCCATTGCAAGTCGATTCCGCGTTGCTCAAAAGCACCTTCTTCAATCGCCAAATGCCAAGGAAGATTAAAATGCTCGGGTACTCCTATAATTTTTACCGTTTTCACGTGTTAGTCAATTTGTGTAATACGAATTTAATGAGTTCTTCCACGGATTTAGCCGGATTCTCTGAAAATTCACCGGTGGCCCTATTGGCCAAAATACAATTTAATGAAACTGCTTGGTGCCCCAACAATTTAGATAGGGCATAAATGCCCGAGGTCTCCATCTCCAAGTTGGTGATGCGCTTATTTTCATAGTGAAAGTCAGCCAGGTTTTTTATAAAGTCTTCATCACTTGTAGCAAGTCTAAGGGACCTGCCTTGTGGTCCGTAAAACCCTGTATTGGTTGCGGTTATGCCTAATCGTATATGATTTTCAACAAAATGGGCACCTAAATCACTATCAAATTCGACCACATAGGGCCTAGCTTTTGAACCGGACCAATTGGTCTGTGCCATAAAGGCGTCTTCAAATCCTTGATGCGCTGTAAAGTCATTCTTATAGAAGTGTAATAGTCCATCAAAACCGATGGCAAACCGACTCATTAAAAAAGAATCTATAGGAATATCAGGTTGTACGGCCCCAGAAGTACCCACGCGTACTATTTTTAATCGTATACGATTTGAACGGACAGTTCTTGTCTCGAAATCGATATTCACCAAGGCATCCAACTCGTTTAAAACGATATCAATATTATCGGTCCCTATACCTGTAGATATTACACTGATGCGTTTTCCGTTGAAAGTCCCGGTATGGGTGAGAAACTCCCTTTTTCCCTTTTTCAATTCGATAAGGTCAAAATGTTTGGATACTTCAGCAACGCGGTCAGGGTCGCCGACCGTTATAATATGCGTGGCAATGTCTTCTGGTCGTAAATTGAGGTGGTAAATGCTACCGTCGTTATTCAGGATAAGCTCAGCGGGGCTTAGTGGCATATTATAGCTTTAATATGCGGTCCGAAGTGGTGTTATAGAGAAAATTATACTTTAAGGCCCCACCCAAATACACGTCATTATCTTGGATAACAGAATAATAGTTGGTCTTTCCTTCTAGAATTTCCTTTCCTTTCTTGGATAATCTTACCGGATTAAATGTGTTGAATAGGGGTCTTAACCTGCTGATGGCTCTTTCGTATTGCGAATCTCCAAAACCAAGGTTACCCTGATTTTCCAACACGGTCTTCAGTAAACCAGCCTTATTTTTTGGTCGCTCATGTACGGCAAGCTCCAAAATATTGTTTTCCATATGGTTTAAGCCATTCCCGATACTTGGAAATCTTTTGAGGTGAGATTTGATAGCGTCTCCGAGATAATTAAAATTATAGTTTTCGAAATCCGTCAAGTTTTCCAGACGAATAGGGTTGTTGCTGCAGTACAATTGCCATACATAATCTGCATATTCTATATCGTCCTGAGATAATACTGTTCGCTTTTCATACAAACGTCTAACTTGCTCATCGGAAAGTTCGTTTAGGCTGTACAACTTATCCGTCTCATCCTCTTTACCACTGCAAACCAAGGAAATCTGCGCGTATTTTCTATTGGCCAGAAGCCAGCTAATTACCGCGAGCATGTTTATTTGACAGAATAAATCGTATTCGAACCAAAGTACAATGTGGTCCTGTTGCTTATGATTGCACAAAGACCGATATTCCTTTAGGGTTTTTTCAATAAACCAAGATTTGGAGACCTTGTAGTTCTTATGAAGAAATTCATATCGGGTTTTCCAAAAAGATTCACTCCCCACTGTAGTTAAGGTTTTACCTTCGCACAGCATTTCTCGCCAAGTGATGATATCTCCTTTAAGATCTAATGATTTTAGACGCTCTGTGAAGCTGTCTCCGTTAGTTATATGCAGTAGGGGACTCATTTCCAGTTTGGTTTAGGTTCTAATAGTTAAATGTAAGGTTTAAAGTAAAAAAACAAAAGAATTTAACATAAAAAGACGCAACCCCCTGGGTTAAAACGTAAAGACCAATTCTATCAGCCCCCTACACGCTTTACCTTAAATCCTTTTTCCACAAGCATGGCCATAATTTTATCCCTATAATCTCCTTGAATAATAATTTTGTCGTCCTTGAAACTTCCGCCCACACTTAATTTGGTCTTCAGTTCTTTGGCTAATTTCTTGAAATCCTCATCCGCACCAGTATATCCTTCTAAAATGGTAATGGGTTTACCCTTGCGTTTTTCATACTTACAGATAATAGGGTCTTTCTGCATCCAAATATTATCCTTGGGTGCTTCTTGAGGTGTTTCCTCTGGTGTATGGTCCGGAAATAAATTTTTTAGTTGATCTTTCAGGTCCATTCTTATTCTTTTATAAGTCCAAGCTCTATCAAACGTTCGTGCAGGAATTCTCCGGCGGTAATGCCCTCAAACTGTTTTGGATGTACTTCGTCTATACAATTCTCCAAACAATTCAGGGGCATTTCGCTTATGGGATGCATAAAGAACGGTACGGAATACCTTGAAGTGCCCCAAAGTTCTTTGGGAGGATTCACTACTTGGTGTATGGTGGATTTAAGCTTGTTATTGGACAGTCGCGATAACATATCGCCTACGTTGATCATCAGCTGGTCCGGTCTGGCAATAGCGTCGATCCATTCCCCTTTATGATTTTTCACTTGCAAACCTTTTCCGTGAGCTCCCATTAATAGGGTAATTAAATTGATGTCGCCATGTGCAGCTGCTCTGACGGCATTTTTAGGTTCCGATGTAATGGGCGGATAGTGTATAGGCCTTAAAATTGAATTACCATTGGTGATGAATTCATCAAAATAGGTTTCTTCAAGATGAAGGTGAAGGGCTAGGGCTCGCAACACATAACGCGCTGTTTTCTCCAGCATCTTGTACGTTTCCTCACCCACCTGATTAAAGTCAGGAAGCTCCTTAACAATTACATTGTCAGGATATTCCTCGTTTAATTTAGGGTTATCGGTAACATACTGTCCAAAATGCCAAAATTCCTTTAGATCACCTTCCTTTCTACCCTTTGCATGTTCTTTTCCAAAGGAAGTATAGCCACGCTGACCGCCAATTCCAGGAATTTCGTAGCTATCCTTGATATCTTGCGGAAGCGCGAAGAACTTTTTTATTTCGTCATATAGGTTTTCCACCAGTTCTTCCGATAAGAAATGGCCACTTAAGGCTACAAATCCAATTTCTTCAAAAGCCTTTCCAATTTCCTGAATAAACTTTTTCTTTCTTGCATCATCACCGGAAATAAAATCCGATAAATCCACGCTTGGCACTAAACTCATGCTTTTTTCTTTGCTTGTTTTGGTAAAATTACAAATTATTGCTTAGTTCACACATTGTTATAATACTATTACTAACTTGCTTCTTTGTTATATTTATATGGATTTAAACGCTTTTTAATTCGATGGATTACGAAAAATTTAAGGTAACGGATGACGTGAAGCTGAAGCTGCACAAGGCCATGCTTAAACCTAGGATGGTAGAGGAGAAGATGTTGATTCTACTTCGGCAGGGTAAAATCTCTAAATGGTTCAGCGGTATTGGTCAAGAAGCCATCTCCGTCGGAGTCACCAGTGCCTTACATGCTTCAGAATATATATTGCCAATGCATCGTAATTTGGGCGTATTTACCACTCGAGAGATTCCGCTGTACCGACTTTTTTCGCAATGGCAGGGCAAAGC
This genomic window from Maribacter sp. MJ134 contains:
- a CDS encoding DUF1835 domain-containing protein produces the protein MSPLLHITNGDSFTERLKSLDLKGDIITWREMLCEGKTLTTVGSESFWKTRYEFLHKNYKVSKSWFIEKTLKEYRSLCNHKQQDHIVLWFEYDLFCQINMLAVISWLLANRKYAQISLVCSGKEDETDKLYSLNELSDEQVRRLYEKRTVLSQDDIEYADYVWQLYCSNNPIRLENLTDFENYNFNYLGDAIKSHLKRFPSIGNGLNHMENNILELAVHERPKNKAGLLKTVLENQGNLGFGDSQYERAISRLRPLFNTFNPVRLSKKGKEILEGKTNYYSVIQDNDVYLGGALKYNFLYNTTSDRILKL
- a CDS encoding cupin domain-containing protein, with product MRNAIIFLLFLFVTSVFSQDTGYNVSSYLTAGTKAPNTHYIGEAWLNAIIHDDAELGYNITKATFKANSTLDWHKHSSAQVLIIVEGEAYYQEKGNAPIILKEGDVIKCDKDIEHWHSSTKTSDVTYLALYGGDQPTTWTEVVTQEYYDEVALTLKK
- a CDS encoding DUF6326 family protein encodes the protein MHIKTKLSTLWVVVMLNLIFADILSIIVQLIDQSALEIMGDDVRLTMAIAAVITNIPILMIYFSRVLPYRINRLLNIIAAILTLIFVIGGGSTLPHYLICAGIEVMLLLFIIYSALQWSSTP
- a CDS encoding nucleoside phosphorylase, with translation MPLSPAELILNNDGSIYHLNLRPEDIATHIITVGDPDRVAEVSKHFDLIELKKGKREFLTHTGTFNGKRISVISTGIGTDNIDIVLNELDALVNIDFETRTVRSNRIRLKIVRVGTSGAVQPDIPIDSFLMSRFAIGFDGLLHFYKNDFTAHQGFEDAFMAQTNWSGSKARPYVVEFDSDLGAHFVENHIRLGITATNTGFYGPQGRSLRLATSDEDFIKNLADFHYENKRITNLEMETSGIYALSKLLGHQAVSLNCILANRATGEFSENPAKSVEELIKFVLHKLTNT
- a CDS encoding translation initiation factor; protein product: MDLKDQLKNLFPDHTPEETPQEAPKDNIWMQKDPIICKYEKRKGKPITILEGYTGADEDFKKLAKELKTKLSVGGSFKDDKIIIQGDYRDKIMAMLVEKGFKVKRVGG
- a CDS encoding substrate-binding domain-containing protein — protein: MKTVKIIGVPEHFNLPWHLAIEEGAFEQRGIDLQWTDVPEGTGKMCQLLANEQTDLAIILTEGIVKSITEGNRSKIVQEYIATPLLWGIHVGAQSAHQTIADLKNTKAAISRYGSGSHLMAYVHAQNNLWDLDALQFEVINNLDGAVDGLTHGKADYFMWEHFTTKPLVDDGTFRRLGDCPTPWPCFMIVGTEKFLSGNPRVLDHILEIINMYTRDFKHIPSIDRTLANRYQQRLEDIQEWMTLTQWSQEQLTVTALTKVQDTLMRLALIDDKKPSDNFLL
- a CDS encoding uracil-DNA glycosylase, encoding MSIQIHPSWKEKLQNEFEQDYFKSLTSFIKEEYATHTCYPKGADIFAAFDHCPFDQTKVVIIGQDPYHGPGQANGLCFSVKDGISHPPSLINIFKEITTDLGVPYPQSGNLERWANQGVLLLNATLTVRAHEAGSHQGQGWERFTDSVIKTLSEEKEQLVFLLWGGFAKKKVKFINGDKHRILTSGHPSPLSANRGYWFGNQHFSRTNAILSSLGNKIIDW
- a CDS encoding two-component system response regulator → MRKFDNLKSILLVDDDEASNFLHSIFINKLGLEVEVNAALNGQEALDFILDKGVDHLAMPCMVMLDLRMPVVDGWKFMEMYEEQVPQELKEQIVIVLVTISDNAEDKAKATANPYIADFSQKPLSDATFKKLINKYFSLTPA
- a CDS encoding isopenicillin N synthase family dioxygenase yields the protein MSLVPSVDLSDFISGDDARKKKFIQEIGKAFEEIGFVALSGHFLSEELVENLYDEIKKFFALPQDIKDSYEIPGIGGQRGYTSFGKEHAKGRKEGDLKEFWHFGQYVTDNPKLNEEYPDNVIVKELPDFNQVGEETYKMLEKTARYVLRALALHLHLEETYFDEFITNGNSILRPIHYPPITSEPKNAVRAAAHGDINLITLLMGAHGKGLQVKNHKGEWIDAIARPDQLMINVGDMLSRLSNNKLKSTIHQVVNPPKELWGTSRYSVPFFMHPISEMPLNCLENCIDEVHPKQFEGITAGEFLHERLIELGLIKE
- a CDS encoding Crp/Fnr family transcriptional regulator, yielding MKQFTELSSEEVLAIEQSFPIRTFAKGVFLLEQGQVAKDAYFVVAGCVRKYYRSDGDELTVDFYTEEQSFADFESLSHQTPSNYCYVCTEETTLAVLNADQEAALYQKFPRFETICRVEFEKMMGAKVADSKRFGHLKPEERYVQLRKERPNLIQRVPQYQIASYLGLTPQSLSRIRKRLVR